One window of Hippoglossus stenolepis isolate QCI-W04-F060 chromosome 1, HSTE1.2, whole genome shotgun sequence genomic DNA carries:
- the urb2 gene encoding unhealthy ribosome biogenesis protein 2 homolog: MAAIYSGIHLKLKSPQTPWEDKLKLARFAWISSQCLLPNKEQVLVDWCTHALTGWYNQKVEFSQNVLEGLWCYLDDLLHSRKLHSLLKQGKTVSLRLNMAQLLLERLQECSRVGSKSLVCAATILSVCQGILSSPVLSSVFITKYELMVDLLAKLCSMACCELQQPLLTESIMPESDTCQDEAMSEPLQTPRANSKDTLDSPADQPELDTNKPASKPNENHSSNLFEVLLQVLSCYLAVQRQQANPNRVFTLVTNQLIQPLVLLRHLLTSGEFAPSHTHLRQPLCRDIRVKIDSILQSALFPSEHLTSYKEELLPSKGETGKRGPGGAKGPLKPISAIIPKLSAQGYCEPHLHYSVKSNTLSLLFKFFLESYGKGRGENEEEQKMLCFYFLMRLVPALDLCLDGDSVSPAKAKQSVSESTGQTSSPDSPHSPESWSLALLSVEFLLSQALSADIYNVAADRIRHKQVQLNFYRALGQMLFNQAQPSIPAWYRCLKVLLSLNHMILEPDLDQLLSSAWVNSECMEARVQRARQLMVCSLLQTYTKLRQIPRLFSELLSVICQPALEELRPPLLSEAVSVSLGTCLLDTPPSQCLEICSSVLESIRTYILPELVKDEKEAEKMDIDGGGDDKKSKLNVDQERQDASLKLFSLSQLLHAVLFSLKTLDNASPLPLVRQGQALMEEMQQVVKELLQVLPREKRIKKTPRKGKKKMDHKEPERTTVLWEQKTQEATLLLRYAWVEVDTLFDIHCGKYISPDSDQEAAVHETGEEALSNAPVQTRIESLLSGDILPAHLYPSPSCSPMSCLLLKLLTLQQMKRVMLDCNLPCESSTTALLNRAAHFISAELKLEETPGGEQVWDGQISSVNSSSYVVAHWHLVASNLPLLAPYLSGDDAGCIANVLVRSLSEQSDGGMDCPTSCLTISLISSQLLQSLILPELPSLLSAIVCSLAQRIYGVLLVAHAPKVCATLPKIQEDGSDASPSSAKLVEKETIVEDILASSKTGDVFVSLTDSQTKELVNLIQILTQLNPDAMNSEDLASVFLLLFMMLTSASCQSDDRPDSEADAVFQAKLLRILTPLVESRHLKSVLKLIHAGSLLQAAVSSLLWHSNSGRYRATNSPDWMDLIKAVQDFIRALVQLIIFRNSSVQLNLNQFVAFLTSEEKPSGHNVALSSAAVSGKPDPGASISSVHLELASLSSFVQEMTSNLGRSKLMDQTLTQMVTKVNATLGPAVESVIRPQTAGEAAVQPVVVLDQAFVVEVVTVMLHCELSSLSVEEQNKQDGTTLTLSHMTLYQSLCQQILRELTSDLRPMESLVSYLHFLSLFYKAAEMTRGDEEKGEKELDELYAQILQNVQGLLKAPWLSPKDICELEPAVQELLRHLVEKSTAAQFKLLLLMIREGLNTGKLRAGNYREVLSAVTITKLLFCCQLPEPCNKALWHIAPEIISAMVFLVRASGLDSSLTLPFTVPTVTSMTSLLRQGEGLFTNPHHVVLVLGALQSVPLDHLSPPVYQSAFLAVHEALFAIIQCHTQVLSNAAPSFLNVFYRLVASIMQEGRQRGDSDTGSDCDVYHKCSRLTQRMFSHIAATAESFTTLSAFMVAQYVTELQKVTLRPDVKLHLTEGIYQIMDLCMEQDIKFLMAGLQMGVREVFNELYGSYTHYHKAERQGEEKYTV, encoded by the exons ATGGCTGCCATCTACTCAGGAATCCATCTGAAACTGAAGAGTCCTCAGACTCCATGGGAGGACAAGCTGAAGCTGGCACGCTTTGCCTGGATCTCCTCTCAGTGTCTGCTGCCCAACAAGGAACAG GTGCTGGTGGACTGGTGCACCCATGCTTTGACAGGCTGGTACAACCAGAAGGTGGAGTTTTCTCAGAATGTACTGGAAGGCCTGTGGTGTTACCTGGATGACCTGCTTCACAGCCGAAAGCTCCACTCACTTCTCAAACAGGGAAAGACCGTCAGCCTGAGGCTCAACATGGCACAG ctgctgcttgaGCGTCTCCAGGAGTGTTCTCGTGTTGGCTCCAAGTCGCTGGTGTGTGCGGCCACCATACTGAGCGTGTGTCAGGGCATTCTCTCTTCTCCCGTACTCTCATCTGTCTTCATCACCAAGTATGAACTCATGGTTGACCTGCTGGCCAAACTCTGCTCGATGGCCTGCTGTGAGCTTCAGCAGCCATTGCTCACAGAAAGCATAATGCCTGAGTCTGATACATGTCAAGATGAGGCGATGAGCGAGCCTCTTCAAACTCCACGTGCTAACAGTAAGGACACGTTGGACTCTCCTGCAGATCAGCCAGAGTTAGATACCAATAAACCAGCTtccaaaccaaatgaaaaccaTTCATCTAATTTGTTTGAGGTGCTGCTTCAGGTGTTGTCATGTTATTTAGCGGTACAGCGACAACAAGCCAACCCTAACAGGGTCTTTACCCTGGTGACCAACCAGCTGATCCAGCCATTAGTGCTGCTCAGGCATCTGCTGACTTCTGGGGAATTtgctccctctcacacacatctCCGTCAGCCGCTGTGCAGAGACATCCGCGTCAAGATTGACTCCATCCTTCAGTCTGCCCTCTTCCCGTCCGAGCACCTGACCTCTTACAAGGAGGAGCTCCTTCCATCTAAAGGCGAGACTGGGAAACGTGGTCCAGGAGGAGCAAAAGGCCCCCTGAAGCCAATCAGTGCCATTATTCCCAAACTGAGTGCACAGGGCTACTGTGAGCCGCACCTCCATTACTCTGTGAAGTCCAACACGttgtctctgctgtttaaaTTTTTTCTGGAAAGCTATggaaaagggagaggagagaatgaaGAAGAACAGAAGATGCTGTGTTTCTATTTTCTCATGAGATTGGTCCCAGCATTAGATCTATGTCTCGATGGAGACTCCGTCTCACCTGCAAAAGCAAAGCAGTCAGTGTCTGAGTCGACTGGGCAGACGTCTTCCCCGGACTCCCCCCATTCCCCAGAGAGCTGGTCATTGGCTCTGTTGTCTGTGGAGTTCCTGCTAAGCCAGGCTCTGTCAGCAGACATTTATAATGTAGCAGCAGACAGAATACGACACAAACAGGTCCAGCTCAACTTTTACAGAGCCCTGGGGCAAATGCTCTTCAACCAGGCTCAGCCAAG CATCCCAGCATGGTACCGCTGTTTGAAGGTGCTCTTGAGTCTTAACCATATGATTCTTGAACCAGACCTGGACCAGCTGTTATCTTCAGCCTGGGTTAATTCGGAGTGCATGGAAGCACGAGTGCAGCGCGCCAGACAG CTGATGGTGTGCAGTCTCCTCCAGACCTACACTAAGCTCCGTCAGATCCCTCGCCTCTTCTCCGAGCTCCTGTCTGTGATCTGTCAGCCAGCTCTGGAAGAACTCCGACCTCCTCTGCTGTCCGAGGCGGTCTCCGTCTCCCTCGGGACTTGTCTTCTGGACACGCCCCCGTCCCAGTGCCTTGAGATCTGCTCATCAGTGCTGGAGAGCATCAGGACATATATACTTCCTGAACTGGtgaaggatgaaaaagaggcagagaagatGGACAttgatggaggaggagatgataaAAAAAGCAAACTCAATGTGGACCAAGAGAGACAAGATGCATCTCTGAAGCTCTTCTCCCTTAGCCAGCTCCTTCATGCGGTTTTATTTAGCCTGAAAACTCTAGACAATGCATCTCCTCTTCCTTTAGTCAGGCAGGGTCAAGCCCTGATGGAGGAGATGCAGCAGGTAGTCAAGGAGTTACTTCAGGTGTTGCCAAGAGAAAAGAGGATAAAAAAGACGCCAAGgaaaggcaaaaagaaaatggacCACAAAGAGCCAGAGAGGACCACAGTGCTGTGGGAACAGAAGACCCAGGAGGCCACTCTGCTCCTCAGGTACGCCTGGGTGGAAGTGGACACGCTTTTTGATATCCACTGTGGTAAATACATATCTCCTGACTCTGACCAGGAGGCAGCTGTCCATGAGACTGGGGAGGAAGCTCTTTCTAATGCTCCGGTCCAAACTCGCATTGAGAGTCTTCTATCTGGTGACATCTTACCTGCACATCTCTATCCCTCCCCCTCCTGCAGCCCCATGAGCTGCTTGCTGCTCAAACTCCTCACCTTACAGCAGATGAAGAGAGTAATGTTGGACTGCAACTTACCGTGTGAATCCAGCACTACTGCACTGCTGAACAGGGCGGCCCACTTTATTTCAGCTGAACTGAAGCTTGAGGAGACTCCAGGTGGAGAGCAGGTGTGGGACGGCCAGATAAGCAGCGTAAACAGCAGCTCCTACGTTGTCGCACACTGGCATCTTGTCGCATCCAATCTGCCATTGCTTGCTCCCTACCTGAGCGGAGATGACGCGGGCTGCATAGCAAATGTTCTCGTCAGGTCTCTCAGCGAACAGTCAGACGGAGGGATGGACTGTCCAACCAGCTGTCTGACCATCTCCCTCATATCATCGCAGCTTCTTCAAAGCCTAATTCTCCCCGAGTTAccttcacttctctctgcaATAGTTTGTTCCCTCGCACAAAGGATTTACGGTGTCCTGCTGGTGGCACATGCACCCAAGGTTTGTGCTACACTCCCGAAGATTCAGGAAGACGGAAGTGATGCCAGTCCATCTTCTGCCAAACTGGTGGAAAAGGAGACCATAGTTGAGGATATACTGGCGTCCTCTAAGACTGGAGACGTGTTTGTATCACTCACGGACTCACAGACCAAGGAACTGGTGAACTTAATTCAAATCTTAACACAACTTAACCCAGATGCTATGAACTCTGAGGATCTCgcctctgttttcctcctcctcttcatgaTGCTCACCTCCGCCTCCTGTCAGTCAGACGATCGTCCTGACTCTGAAGCTGATGCTGTGTTCCAGGCGAAGCTGCTCAGGATCCTGACTCCTCTTGTGGAGAGCAGACACTTAAAAAGTGTATTGAAGCTCATTCATGCAGGTTCTCTGCTGCAGGCTGCtgtgtcttctctcctctggcATAGCAACAGTGGAAGATATCGAGCCACAAACAGCCCTGATTGGATGGACTTAATCAAAGCAGTGCAGGACTTCATCAGGGCCTTGGTCCAGTTGATTATATTCAGAAACAGCAGCGTCCAACTGAACCTGAATCAGTTTGTTGCTTTTCTTACCAGTGAGGAAAAGCCAAGCGGGCACAATGTTGCACTAAGTTCAGCAGCTGTTTCAGGAAAACCAGATCCAGGAGCATCCATTTCTTCTGTTCATCTTGAGCTGGCATCACTGTCTTCTTTTGTCCAGGAGATGACCTCTAACCTGGGGAGGAGTAAACTAATGGATCAGACCTTGACCCAAATGGTAACAAAAGTGAATGCTACACTGGGACCAGCTGTTGAGTCCGTCATAAGACCCCAGACTGCCGGCGAAGCAGCCGTCCAACCAGTCGTTGTCCTCGATCAAGCCTTTGTGGTAGAAGTTGTTACCGTCATGCTGCACTGTGAACTGTCCTCACTGTCAGTGGAAGAACAGAACAAGCAGGATGGCACCACGCTCACCCTGAGCCACATGACCCTCTATCAGAGCTTGTGCCAGCAGATCCTCAGAGAattaacctctgacctcaggCCAATGGAATCTCTGGTCTCCTATCTCCATTTCCTGTCCTTATTCTACAAGGCAGCAGAGATGAcaagaggagacgaggagaagGGAGAAAAGGAGCTGGATGAGCTGTACGCTCAGATCCTGCAGAATGTGCAGGGACTGCTGAAAG CTCCATGGCTGTCACCAAAAGACATCTGTGAGCTGGAGCCAGCAGTGCAGGAGCTGCTGCGCCACCTGGTGGAAAAAAGCACGGCTGCTCAGttcaagctgctgctcctgatgATCAGAGAAGGACTTAACACTGGTAAACTGAGGGCTGGAAACTACAGG GAGGTGCTGTCTGCAGTAACCATCACTAAGCTGCTGTTCTGTTGTCAGTTACCTGAGCCCTGCAATAAAGCTCTGTGGCACATTGCACCGGAGATTATATCTGCTATGgtg TTCTTGGTAAGAGCATCTGGACTGGACAGCTCTCTAACGCTTCCCTTTACCGTTCCTACGGTGACTtcgatgacatcactgctgcGGCAGGGGGAGGGGCTCTTCACCAACCCTCATCATGTGGTCCTGGTGCTTGGCGCGCTGCAGTCTGTGCCCCTCGACCACTTGTCCCCACCCGTCTACCAGTCAGCCTTCTTGGCTGTTCATGAGGCGCTGTTCGCCATCATCCAGTGTCATACTCAG gtgTTGTCGAACGCAGCTCCatcctttttaaatgtcttctaTCGTCTGGTGGCATCCATTATGCAGGAGGGTCGGCAGAGAGGCGACAGTGACACAG GTTCTGATTGTGACGTGTATCACAAGTGCTCCAGACTGACACAGAGGATGTTCTCTCACATTGCTGCTACAGCTGAGAGCTTCACCACACTGTCGGCCTTCATGGTGGCTCAGTACGTCACAGAGCTCCAGAAG GTTACTCTGCGACCAGACGTTAAGCTGCATCTCACTGAGGGGATCTATCAGATTATGGACCTGTGCATGGAGCAAGACATCAAGTTTCTGATGGCAGGACTGCAGATGGGAGTCAGAGAGGTTTTCAACGAGCTGTACGGCAGCTACACCCACTACCACAAAGCAGAGAGGCAAGGAGAGGAAAAGTACActgtttga